The following proteins are encoded in a genomic region of Methanoculleus bourgensis MS2:
- the gltA gene encoding NADPH-dependent glutamate synthase, with translation MGDRPADVRVRDFKEVDTGLSADEAIAEAERCLQCKKPLCVKGCPVCIDIPAFIREVAEGDFPGAARTLKEQNMLPAICGRVCPQETQCEGACVLGIKETPIRIGALERFVADWERQNGAELPKTARPTGKRVAVVGSGPAGLTAAAELARAGHAVTIFESLHEAGGVLTYGIPAFRLPKDVVRAEIDQVLALDVRLKKNYLVGRSVSVDELLGYDAVFLATGAGLPAFMGIPGENHNGVYSANEFLTRVNLMHADAFPEFDTPVLHGGRVAVIGGGNVAMDAARVARRMGAKVFLVYRRREEDMPARRVEVLHAKEEGIEFLTCTNPTRILGEGCVSGLECVKMSLCDLDASGRPSPEPIPGSEFTLDVDMVIQAIGTSPNPLLVSLIPGLKRGRRGNVVVDENGRTSIPHVYAGGDIATGAATVIEAMGSAKRAAAAINAMLREE, from the coding sequence ATGGGTGACCGACCGGCCGACGTCCGGGTCAGGGACTTCAAAGAAGTCGATACCGGACTCTCCGCCGACGAGGCGATTGCCGAGGCAGAGCGCTGCCTCCAGTGCAAAAAGCCGCTCTGTGTAAAGGGCTGCCCGGTCTGCATCGATATCCCCGCGTTCATCCGCGAGGTCGCGGAAGGAGACTTCCCCGGGGCCGCACGGACGCTCAAGGAGCAGAACATGCTCCCCGCCATCTGCGGGCGGGTATGCCCGCAGGAGACACAGTGTGAGGGAGCCTGCGTCCTCGGCATCAAGGAGACCCCGATCCGGATCGGCGCGCTTGAACGGTTCGTGGCCGACTGGGAGCGGCAGAACGGTGCCGAACTCCCCAAGACCGCCCGGCCGACCGGGAAGCGTGTGGCGGTCGTGGGGTCCGGCCCGGCAGGGCTGACGGCTGCAGCCGAGCTCGCCCGCGCCGGCCACGCCGTCACGATCTTTGAGTCGCTCCACGAGGCCGGCGGCGTCCTGACCTACGGCATCCCTGCGTTCCGGCTGCCAAAGGATGTCGTCAGGGCGGAGATCGACCAGGTGCTCGCCCTCGATGTCCGCTTAAAGAAGAACTACCTGGTGGGGAGGAGTGTCAGCGTCGACGAACTCCTCGGCTACGATGCGGTCTTCCTCGCGACCGGGGCCGGGCTGCCTGCGTTTATGGGTATCCCGGGAGAGAACCACAACGGTGTCTACTCGGCAAACGAGTTCCTCACGAGGGTGAACCTGATGCACGCCGACGCGTTCCCGGAGTTTGACACGCCAGTCCTCCACGGGGGGCGCGTGGCGGTGATCGGCGGCGGGAACGTCGCGATGGACGCCGCCCGGGTGGCACGCCGCATGGGCGCGAAGGTCTTCCTGGTCTACCGGCGGCGCGAGGAGGACATGCCGGCACGAAGGGTCGAGGTTCTGCACGCGAAGGAAGAGGGGATCGAGTTTCTCACCTGCACAAACCCGACCCGGATCCTCGGCGAAGGGTGCGTCTCCGGGCTTGAGTGCGTGAAGATGTCGCTCTGCGACCTTGATGCGAGCGGCCGCCCGTCCCCGGAGCCGATTCCGGGAAGCGAGTTCACTCTCGATGTGGATATGGTGATCCAGGCGATCGGCACAAGCCCAAACCCGCTCCTCGTCTCCCTGATCCCGGGACTCAAGCGCGGCCGGAGGGGGAACGTCGTCGTCGACGAGAACGGCAGGACGTCCATCCCTCACGTCTACGCAGGCGGGGATATCGCCACCGGCGCGGCGACGGTGATCGAGGCGATGGGCTCGGCGAAGCGTGCGGCAGCGGCGATCAACGCGATGCTCCGGGAAGAGTAA
- a CDS encoding sulfide/dihydroorotate dehydrogenase-like FAD/NAD-binding protein: MKRLYKVELATKLADRVYEYWIHAPQVAHHARAGQFLILRLHETGERIPLTISAVRGDAVRVIFMAVGKTTEELATLRAGDSIKDVAGPLGKPSEIGKYGTCCVIGGGVGIASTPLIAKELKEAGNHVIGIIGARSADLLILEDEMRAICDELYITTDDGSKGVHGFASDALKGLLNERTINRVWIIGPAIMMKVTSGVTVPYGVKTYVSLNPIMVDGTGMCGSCRVTVGGETKFACVDGPEFDAHQVDFAELMQRQRIYTSQEKVLLERFAEHQCRCGEGGHHHG; this comes from the coding sequence GTGAAGCGGTTGTATAAGGTGGAATTGGCGACCAAACTCGCCGACCGGGTTTACGAATACTGGATACACGCGCCGCAGGTGGCGCACCATGCACGGGCAGGCCAGTTTCTCATCCTGCGCCTGCATGAGACAGGCGAGCGGATACCGCTCACCATCTCCGCAGTCAGGGGAGATGCTGTCCGGGTAATATTTATGGCCGTCGGCAAGACGACCGAGGAACTTGCGACGCTCCGTGCGGGGGACAGCATCAAGGACGTCGCAGGACCGCTCGGAAAGCCGAGCGAGATCGGGAAGTACGGAACCTGCTGCGTCATCGGCGGCGGTGTCGGGATCGCAAGCACGCCGCTCATCGCAAAGGAACTAAAAGAGGCAGGCAACCACGTCATCGGGATCATCGGGGCGCGGAGCGCCGATCTCCTCATCCTGGAGGACGAGATGCGCGCGATATGCGACGAACTCTATATCACGACCGACGACGGGAGCAAGGGTGTTCATGGGTTTGCAAGCGACGCCCTCAAAGGTCTGCTGAACGAGCGGACGATCAACCGGGTCTGGATCATCGGCCCTGCCATCATGATGAAGGTCACCTCCGGCGTGACGGTCCCCTACGGCGTGAAGACCTACGTGAGCCTCAATCCGATTATGGTCGACGGGACCGGGATGTGCGGATCCTGCCGGGTGACCGTCGGCGGAGAGACGAAGTTTGCCTGCGTCGACGGCCCTGAGTTCGATGCCCACCAGGTCGATTTTGCCGAACTAATGCAGCGGCAGCGAATCTACACAAGCCAGGAGAAGGTCTTGCTTGAGCGGTTCGCTGAGCACCAGTGCCGGTGCGGCGAAGGGGGCCACCACCATGGGTGA
- a CDS encoding YbjQ family protein, with protein sequence MILTTTEEVPGYAVGEILGVVFGNTVRTKHLGKDVMAGLKSIVGGELQEYTDMLSDARTEAYNRMANAARDLGADAVVNIRFTTSQTMATAAELLAYGTAVRLVPKK encoded by the coding sequence ATGATACTGACAACGACCGAAGAAGTGCCGGGCTACGCCGTGGGAGAGATCCTCGGCGTGGTCTTTGGGAACACGGTACGGACGAAGCACCTGGGAAAAGACGTCATGGCGGGCTTAAAGAGCATCGTCGGCGGCGAACTCCAGGAGTACACAGATATGCTCTCCGATGCCCGGACTGAGGCATACAACCGGATGGCCAACGCCGCGCGCGATCTCGGGGCCGATGCGGTCGTGAACATCAGGTTCACGACGTCCCAGACGATGGCGACGGCGGCGGAGCTCCTGGCCTACGGGACGGCGGTGAGGCTCGTCCCGAAGAAGTAA
- the arcS gene encoding archaeosine synthase subunit alpha, with protein sequence MSVYEVKKRDGLARISTYEDGKRSISLPAALDTNDLFPALGRRALSNVPLSAEEAFVRDYFSPGEGDQPIAVHPLAPPVPESGDCTLVANWHTALKNPRNYARWLADLKESVPPDTAWYAPASALPSTACLLIYSGFDLFDYRAVDLASAQKTFCLPEGEFPASVMETGVCGCEGCRAGDLVQHNRLALDHEIALVRHYIEAGRLRELMESRCRANAAQVGILRFLDRNYECMERSLPVARAVPMGANTAESQNRAEIRRFADRVIERFVPTRTDVAVLLPCSARKPYSLSQSHRLFMNTVNRRAHELIVTSPLGLVPREVERIYPAGHYDVPVTGYWDHEECAFIADILARYFAAHPYSRVIAHLEGGALTVAEMAAEACGIDLEVTCRGHPTSPQSLAALDAALEGERRMQTDTIRGTVSWQFATDINTKGLSLRGRSMQMAVLRGKQQLFSVDEGTGLFRPTFEGWKMIPEGYRVRIDAFVPQGDVLAPGVVDCDPRIREGDEVLVEGPLVVATGRAMMGADEMLRSKRGVAVRVRKTKKIGE encoded by the coding sequence ATGAGCGTGTATGAGGTGAAGAAGCGTGATGGGCTGGCACGGATAAGCACCTACGAAGACGGGAAGAGGAGCATCTCCCTCCCCGCCGCCCTGGATACGAATGATCTCTTTCCCGCACTCGGCAGGCGAGCGCTCTCAAACGTTCCGCTCTCTGCGGAGGAGGCGTTTGTCAGGGACTACTTCTCCCCGGGAGAGGGGGATCAGCCAATAGCCGTCCACCCGCTCGCCCCGCCGGTGCCGGAGTCGGGCGACTGCACCCTGGTCGCGAACTGGCATACGGCGCTCAAAAATCCCAGGAACTACGCAAGATGGCTTGCCGACCTGAAGGAGAGCGTCCCGCCGGACACCGCGTGGTACGCCCCGGCCTCGGCGCTCCCCTCGACCGCCTGCCTCCTCATCTACTCAGGCTTCGACCTCTTTGATTACCGCGCCGTCGACCTTGCATCAGCACAGAAGACCTTCTGCCTGCCTGAAGGCGAGTTCCCTGCCTCGGTCATGGAGACCGGGGTCTGCGGGTGTGAGGGCTGCCGGGCCGGCGACCTCGTGCAGCACAACCGTCTGGCGCTGGACCACGAGATCGCTCTCGTGCGGCACTACATCGAGGCGGGAAGGCTCAGGGAACTGATGGAGTCCCGGTGCCGCGCGAACGCCGCACAGGTGGGCATCCTCCGGTTCCTCGACCGGAACTACGAATGTATGGAACGCTCCCTTCCGGTGGCGCGGGCGGTGCCTATGGGGGCAAACACGGCCGAGTCGCAGAACCGGGCCGAGATCCGGCGGTTCGCCGACCGCGTGATCGAGCGGTTCGTCCCGACCCGGACCGACGTTGCAGTCCTCCTCCCCTGCTCGGCGCGGAAGCCCTACTCGCTCTCCCAGAGCCACCGGCTCTTTATGAACACGGTGAACCGGCGGGCGCACGAACTGATCGTCACCTCGCCCCTCGGCCTCGTGCCCCGGGAAGTGGAGCGGATCTACCCGGCCGGCCACTACGATGTGCCGGTGACCGGCTACTGGGACCACGAGGAGTGCGCCTTCATCGCCGATATCCTCGCCCGCTACTTTGCCGCGCACCCCTATAGCCGGGTGATCGCCCACCTCGAGGGCGGGGCGCTCACCGTCGCGGAGATGGCGGCGGAGGCCTGCGGCATCGACCTTGAGGTGACCTGCCGCGGCCACCCGACATCGCCGCAGTCGCTTGCGGCGCTGGACGCCGCCCTTGAGGGTGAGCGCCGGATGCAGACCGATACCATCCGGGGCACGGTCTCCTGGCAGTTTGCGACCGATATCAACACAAAGGGGCTCTCCCTCCGGGGCAGGAGCATGCAGATGGCGGTCCTCCGCGGGAAACAGCAGCTCTTCAGCGTCGATGAGGGGACCGGGCTCTTCCGCCCGACATTTGAGGGCTGGAAGATGATCCCGGAGGGCTACCGGGTCAGGATCGATGCGTTCGTGCCGCAGGGTGATGTCCTCGCCCCGGGCGTCGTGGACTGCGACCCCCGGATACGGGAGGGCGACGAGGTGCTCGTGGAAGGGCCACTCGTGGTCGCCACCGGGCGGGCGATGATGGGAGCGGACGAGATGCTCCGGTCGAAGCGCGGCGTCGCGGTCAGGGTGCGGAAGACGAAGAAGATCGGGGAGTGA
- the tgtA gene encoding tRNA guanosine(15) transglycosylase TgtA: MAITFEVIHKDIAGRVGKLRVNGRTVRTPALLPVVNPHLPLVTPREMQEMGVEALITNAYIFRRSTEFCDKALAEGLHSVLDFDGTIMTDSGSFQLSVYGEVEVSNRETLEFQQAIGSDIIVPLDIPTPPDAGRERAARELATTMDRIREARELFPDANLAGPVQGGIFTDLREEAGRAVQDLGFSFCPVGAVVPLMENYRYQDLVEVVLAAKRGLSPATAVHLFGAGHPSMFALAVAMGCDLFDSAAYALFAREGRYITPHGSFKIDELAELPCPCKVCRSMTADELRRSEDRERLLALHNLYVTLAEIARIRQAVQDGTLWELVDERCRSHPRLLAGYRKLLAHATELEHYDNVSKRRFFYCGSESCRRTEVLRYHEVVPRIPIGERVLVSFDGREVPGFDTVLNFKPPFGPYPVELAETFPIGQSEVPEWDDDMVRSGCAGIRALMEAHPESRFAVRCGDVWAQLVLNEVPGAEVYHERV, translated from the coding sequence ATGGCAATCACTTTTGAAGTCATACACAAAGATATCGCTGGAAGGGTCGGCAAACTCAGGGTGAACGGCAGAACGGTCCGGACGCCCGCGCTCCTCCCGGTCGTCAACCCCCACCTCCCCCTGGTGACCCCCCGCGAGATGCAGGAGATGGGGGTTGAGGCCCTGATCACGAACGCCTACATCTTCAGGCGGAGCACAGAGTTCTGCGATAAAGCGCTCGCGGAAGGACTCCACAGCGTCCTCGACTTCGACGGCACCATCATGACCGACTCAGGCTCGTTCCAGCTCTCGGTCTATGGTGAGGTCGAGGTGAGCAACCGGGAGACGCTCGAGTTCCAGCAGGCGATAGGAAGCGACATCATCGTCCCCCTGGACATCCCCACCCCGCCGGACGCTGGCCGGGAGAGGGCCGCACGGGAACTTGCGACCACCATGGACCGGATCCGGGAGGCCCGCGAACTCTTCCCTGACGCGAACCTTGCAGGACCGGTGCAGGGCGGGATCTTCACCGACCTCCGCGAAGAGGCCGGTCGCGCCGTCCAGGATCTCGGGTTCTCATTCTGCCCGGTCGGCGCCGTTGTGCCGCTGATGGAGAACTACCGTTACCAGGACCTGGTAGAGGTCGTCCTTGCGGCCAAACGCGGCCTCTCCCCGGCGACCGCCGTCCACCTCTTCGGCGCAGGCCACCCGTCGATGTTCGCCCTCGCCGTCGCGATGGGGTGCGACCTCTTCGACTCGGCCGCATACGCCCTCTTTGCCCGGGAAGGACGTTACATCACCCCGCACGGGAGTTTCAAGATCGACGAACTTGCAGAACTCCCCTGCCCCTGTAAGGTCTGCCGGTCGATGACCGCCGACGAACTCCGCCGGTCCGAAGACCGGGAGCGGCTGCTCGCCCTCCACAACCTCTACGTCACCCTTGCAGAGATCGCCCGCATCAGGCAGGCGGTCCAGGACGGGACCCTCTGGGAGCTGGTCGACGAGCGGTGCCGGAGCCACCCGCGCCTGCTCGCCGGCTACCGGAAACTCCTCGCTCACGCGACCGAACTCGAGCACTACGACAACGTCTCCAAACGCCGGTTCTTCTACTGCGGGTCGGAGAGTTGCCGGCGGACGGAGGTGCTGCGCTACCATGAGGTCGTCCCCCGCATCCCCATCGGGGAGCGGGTGCTGGTCTCGTTCGACGGCCGGGAGGTCCCCGGGTTTGATACGGTGCTGAACTTCAAACCCCCCTTCGGGCCGTATCCTGTAGAACTCGCAGAGACGTTCCCGATTGGTCAGAGCGAGGTCCCGGAGTGGGACGACGATATGGTCCGTTCAGGATGCGCCGGGATCCGCGCCCTGATGGAGGCGCACCCGGAGAGCCGGTTTGCCGTCCGGTGCGGTGACGTGTGGGCGCAACTCGTCCTCAACGAGGTCCCTGGCGCGGAGGTGTACCATGAGCGTGTATGA
- a CDS encoding TIGR00296 family protein, whose translation MAMLTPEEGRTAVDLARSSIEKAVNGGRMALQNLPPVFQEKRGVFVTIKRQGYLRGCIGVPYPRMPLGEAIVEAAVSAALEDPRFMPVSPRELDDIDLEVTVLTEPRPLDCPPEERPNSVEVGKHGLIVSGLGRGGLLLPQVPAEYGWTSTEFLDQTCLKAGLPAGCWRRDDVAVQVFEGQIFDEKAV comes from the coding sequence ATGGCAATGCTGACCCCGGAAGAAGGCAGAACGGCAGTAGACCTGGCAAGGAGCAGCATCGAGAAAGCCGTAAACGGTGGACGGATGGCACTGCAAAACCTCCCCCCGGTCTTCCAGGAGAAACGCGGCGTCTTCGTCACGATCAAGCGGCAGGGATATCTCCGCGGATGCATCGGCGTCCCGTACCCCAGGATGCCGCTTGGTGAGGCGATCGTCGAGGCGGCCGTATCGGCAGCCCTCGAGGACCCCCGGTTCATGCCGGTATCCCCGCGGGAACTCGACGATATCGACCTCGAGGTGACGGTGCTCACAGAACCCCGGCCGCTCGACTGCCCACCTGAAGAGCGCCCGAACTCTGTCGAGGTCGGGAAGCACGGCCTGATCGTCAGCGGTCTCGGGAGAGGAGGACTCCTCCTCCCGCAGGTCCCGGCGGAGTACGGCTGGACCAGCACTGAGTTCCTTGACCAGACCTGCCTCAAGGCCGGGCTCCCGGCCGGGTGCTGGAGGCGCGACGACGTCGCCGTACAGGTCTTTGAGGGGCAGATATTCGACGAAAAGGCGGTTTAA
- a CDS encoding CBS domain-containing protein has translation MEIPTPAELREKRIRMGLKQADVARMAGISQSMVARIESGSVDPRVSTLARIVEVLQAAERSAITAADVMTSPVFSVAPDEPVNRAVEIMGQNSISQLPVLEKGVPVGCISESAIMNAMEEGGFHQTHQKLVRDCMEPGFPTVPPTAPIDTIVHLLHHNHAVLVLERGKVRGVITKHDLISLIA, from the coding sequence ATGGAGATACCCACCCCGGCCGAACTGCGGGAAAAGAGAATCCGTATGGGCTTAAAGCAGGCAGACGTGGCCCGTATGGCCGGAATCAGCCAGTCTATGGTCGCGCGGATCGAATCCGGCAGTGTGGACCCGAGGGTCAGCACGCTCGCGAGGATTGTGGAAGTCCTGCAGGCGGCGGAGCGCTCTGCGATCACGGCGGCCGATGTGATGACCTCACCTGTGTTCTCTGTCGCCCCTGATGAGCCCGTCAACCGCGCTGTCGAGATCATGGGCCAGAACAGCATCTCCCAGTTGCCCGTGCTCGAGAAGGGGGTGCCTGTAGGCTGCATATCGGAATCGGCGATCATGAACGCCATGGAAGAGGGGGGGTTCCACCAGACGCACCAGAAACTGGTACGGGACTGCATGGAGCCGGGTTTCCCGACGGTCCCCCCGACGGCACCCATTGATACGATTGTCCATCTCCTGCATCACAACCATGCGGTCCTGGTACTCGAGAGGGGGAAGGTGCGTGGTGTCATCACCAAACACGACCTGATATCGCTGATAGCGTGA
- the tpiA gene encoding triose-phosphate isomerase yields the protein MVSPLILVNLKTYHEGMGQNAHRIAAAAETVGRESGVVIGIAPVFTEIRPMSQHYAIPVYAQHIDAITPGAHTGHILPEEVRAAGAHGTLINHSERRLTLADIDACVQASRRLRLESVVCTNNDSTSAAAAALRPDYVAIEPPELIGSGVSVSKADPGIIERSVNAVRAVNPDVRVLTGAGIQSGECVKIAVDLGTSGVLLASSVVKADDPEAVLRDLVSLI from the coding sequence ATGGTTTCACCGTTGATTCTGGTCAATCTGAAGACCTACCATGAGGGTATGGGCCAAAACGCTCACCGGATCGCCGCTGCGGCCGAGACCGTGGGGAGAGAGAGCGGGGTTGTCATCGGCATCGCGCCGGTCTTCACCGAGATCCGCCCGATGAGCCAGCACTATGCAATACCGGTCTATGCCCAGCATATCGACGCGATCACTCCCGGCGCCCATACCGGCCATATTCTGCCTGAAGAGGTCAGGGCGGCGGGCGCACACGGCACCCTGATCAACCACTCCGAACGCCGCCTCACCCTGGCCGATATCGACGCCTGTGTCCAGGCATCCCGGAGGCTCCGCCTTGAATCGGTCGTCTGCACGAACAACGACTCCACCAGTGCCGCCGCAGCAGCGCTCCGGCCCGACTACGTGGCGATCGAGCCCCCGGAGCTGATCGGGAGTGGGGTCTCGGTCTCGAAGGCCGACCCCGGGATCATCGAGCGCTCCGTCAACGCAGTCAGGGCCGTGAACCCGGACGTGAGAGTCCTGACCGGGGCGGGGATCCAGTCAGGCGAGTGCGTAAAAATAGCAGTCGACCTTGGAACCTCCGGGGTCCTGCTGGCGTCAAGCGTTGTCAAAGCCGACGACCCCGAGGCGGTTCTCCGGGACCTTGTCTCGCTGATCTAG
- a CDS encoding proteasome-activating nucleotidase — MGDIARQAPEKDTGEDIYQYLLERITNLENRNLELREQFRQMESEKRYIETQKIRYERELRKLKSEIEQLRSPPLVIGTVTDVIDNSRVIVRSSAGPRFLVRTSQLIDPDLLKPGVRCTLNQQSLAIVDVLPTSYDAQIYGMELVDSPEETYENIGGLEAQIEEVREAVELPLTKPHLFEKVGISPPKGVLLHGPPGTGKTLLARAVAHHTNAHFLRVVGSELVQKYIGEGARLVRELFDLAKQKSPSIIFIDEIDAIGAHRNDSTTSGDREVQRTLMQLLAEMDGFENRGDVKIIAATNRIDILDRALLRPGRFDRMIAIPLPDHQGRLAILKIHTQNMNLGEDVNLSEVARLTEGKNGADLRAICMEAGMFAIRMEHDTVGHEDFMKAIDKLSVDFDQHHFHTTYGEMFA; from the coding sequence ATGGGAGATATCGCTCGGCAGGCACCAGAGAAGGATACCGGTGAAGACATCTACCAGTATCTCCTGGAACGGATAACTAACCTCGAAAACCGAAACCTGGAGCTACGCGAACAGTTTCGCCAGATGGAGTCCGAGAAACGATATATTGAGACCCAGAAGATCCGCTACGAACGCGAACTGCGTAAACTGAAGAGTGAAATCGAACAACTCCGGAGTCCTCCTCTCGTGATCGGGACGGTAACGGATGTGATTGACAACAGCCGGGTGATTGTGCGAAGCAGCGCAGGGCCACGGTTCCTGGTCCGTACATCGCAGCTTATCGACCCTGATCTCCTCAAACCCGGCGTACGGTGCACACTCAATCAGCAGTCCCTCGCCATCGTGGATGTGCTCCCCACAAGTTACGACGCGCAGATCTACGGTATGGAACTGGTTGATTCTCCGGAGGAGACCTACGAGAACATCGGCGGGCTTGAGGCGCAGATTGAGGAGGTCAGGGAAGCGGTCGAGCTCCCCCTGACCAAACCGCACCTCTTCGAGAAGGTCGGGATCTCCCCACCGAAGGGTGTGCTGCTCCACGGGCCGCCCGGCACGGGGAAGACTCTGCTTGCGCGGGCGGTGGCCCACCATACGAACGCGCACTTCCTCCGCGTGGTCGGCTCGGAGCTGGTGCAGAAATACATCGGTGAGGGGGCACGCCTGGTCAGGGAACTCTTCGACCTTGCGAAGCAGAAGTCGCCTTCGATCATCTTCATCGACGAGATCGATGCGATCGGCGCGCACCGGAATGACTCGACGACGTCGGGCGACCGCGAGGTCCAGAGGACGTTGATGCAGCTCCTGGCCGAGATGGACGGGTTCGAGAACCGGGGCGACGTCAAGATCATCGCCGCGACTAACCGGATCGACATCCTCGACCGTGCGCTTCTCCGCCCGGGCAGGTTCGACCGGATGATCGCGATACCGCTCCCCGACCATCAGGGAAGGCTCGCCATCCTAAAGATCCATACCCAGAACATGAACCTTGGCGAGGATGTCAACCTCTCGGAGGTGGCCCGGCTCACTGAGGGCAAGAACGGCGCAGACCTCCGGGCGATATGCATGGAAGCGGGCATGTTTGCCATCAGGATGGAGCACGATACGGTCGGTCACGAGGATTTCATGAAGGCGATCGATAAACTCTCGGTTGATTTTGACCAGCACCATTTCCACACCACCTACGGCGAGATGTTCGCCTGA
- a CDS encoding multiprotein bridging factor aMBF1: MQCELCGAPIQGSPKTIQIEGAELRVCVRCAKHGTEVQQSRQRVVQKKTGIAVTQTRRRPRDVFDMMEGEIVEDYADRIRVAREEKEWSTLDLAQEVKEREVLIKKIEKGDLIPEDDLRRKLEKALDIRLIDSAEDTTSTGGPGRVTMTIGDVIAFRKGRK; the protein is encoded by the coding sequence ATGCAGTGTGAACTATGCGGTGCTCCCATACAGGGATCACCGAAAACCATTCAGATCGAGGGTGCAGAACTCCGTGTCTGCGTCCGATGTGCGAAACACGGTACAGAAGTCCAGCAATCGCGACAGAGGGTTGTCCAGAAAAAAACGGGCATCGCTGTCACGCAGACCAGAAGAAGGCCGCGGGACGTCTTTGACATGATGGAGGGAGAGATCGTCGAAGACTACGCCGACCGGATTCGTGTCGCCCGGGAAGAGAAGGAATGGTCCACCCTTGACCTTGCACAGGAAGTTAAGGAACGTGAGGTCCTGATCAAGAAGATCGAGAAGGGTGATCTCATCCCCGAAGACGATCTCCGGCGAAAACTTGAGAAAGCACTCGATATCAGGCTGATCGATTCAGCCGAAGATACCACTTCCACCGGCGGGCCGGGACGGGTGACCATGACCATCGGCGACGTCATAGCGTTTCGGAAGGGCCGGAAGTAG
- a CDS encoding 2-amino-3,7-dideoxy-D-threo-hept-6-ulosonate synthase has protein sequence MRGKEIRLERIMDRNTGRTIIVPLDHGVTLGPIPGLVDVGKTIDLVADGGANAVIGHLGLALHGHRGHGRDVGLIMHLSASTSIGPDPNDKVLVNTVTNALKMGADGVSVHINVGADSEAKMLEDLGRVAVTCMEWGMPLLAMMYPRGRKVADEHEVESVKLAARVAAELGADIVKTVYTGDPDSFREVTRGCPVPVVVAGGSKTDDRAILDLVEGAMEGGAAGISIGRNAFQHPAPDRLIRAAALIIHEGRSAEEAVEILEM, from the coding sequence ATGAGAGGAAAAGAGATTCGTCTGGAACGTATTATGGATCGGAATACCGGCAGGACTATCATCGTGCCGCTTGACCACGGCGTGACGCTCGGCCCCATCCCGGGGCTGGTCGATGTTGGGAAGACTATCGACCTTGTCGCCGATGGCGGAGCAAACGCGGTGATCGGTCATCTGGGGCTTGCGCTGCACGGCCACCGTGGGCATGGGCGGGACGTCGGCCTTATCATGCACCTCTCGGCGAGCACCAGCATCGGCCCTGACCCGAACGACAAGGTGCTCGTAAACACCGTCACAAACGCCTTGAAGATGGGCGCCGACGGCGTCTCGGTGCATATCAACGTCGGGGCCGACTCCGAAGCAAAGATGCTTGAGGACCTCGGCAGGGTCGCGGTCACGTGCATGGAGTGGGGGATGCCGCTCCTTGCGATGATGTACCCCCGGGGCCGGAAGGTCGCGGATGAGCACGAGGTCGAGAGTGTCAAGCTCGCCGCGCGGGTGGCGGCTGAACTCGGTGCAGATATCGTCAAGACCGTCTACACCGGGGATCCGGACTCGTTCCGCGAGGTGACCCGGGGTTGCCCGGTGCCGGTCGTGGTCGCGGGTGGCTCAAAGACCGACGACCGCGCGATCCTCGACCTGGTGGAGGGCGCGATGGAGGGGGGTGCCGCCGGGATATCGATCGGGAGGAACGCCTTCCAGCACCCGGCGCCTGACCGCCTGATACGGGCCGCGGCGCTGATCATCCATGAGGGACGGTCGGCAGAGGAAGCGGTAGAGATTCTTGAGATGTGA